A window of the Dickeya dianthicola NCPPB 453 genome harbors these coding sequences:
- a CDS encoding DarT ssDNA thymidine ADP-ribosyltransferase family protein, producing MPDIRTQQFLYHLTDLNNLEDIFSGGLKSRSLLRGFSDVADPEIIASRRALRLEEYVPFHFFARNPFDGRVHRNNPDKTFILIAVRRSYAQTNSWSVIPRHPLSGSAITLLDYETGMATIDWETMNRREYGNDNCKCVCMAECLSPATVTANNFHSIYVPDAATETVVNALKQKYRLDMHVNINSRMFPGA from the coding sequence ATGCCAGATATTCGCACACAGCAGTTTCTTTATCACTTAACAGATCTTAACAATCTGGAAGACATTTTCTCTGGAGGGCTAAAATCTCGCAGCCTCTTGCGTGGTTTTTCAGATGTTGCCGATCCTGAAATCATAGCTTCACGCCGTGCTTTACGATTGGAAGAGTATGTTCCTTTCCATTTTTTCGCCCGAAACCCCTTTGATGGCAGGGTTCATCGTAATAATCCAGATAAGACGTTCATCCTCATTGCTGTCCGTCGAAGCTATGCGCAGACGAATAGCTGGTCAGTCATTCCCAGACATCCGTTATCTGGTTCAGCGATTACTTTGCTTGATTATGAAACAGGTATGGCTACCATTGACTGGGAAACAATGAACCGCCGTGAATATGGTAATGATAATTGCAAGTGTGTTTGTATGGCTGAGTGCCTATCTCCAGCCACTGTAACTGCGAACAATTTTCATAGCATCTATGTTCCAGATGCAGCAACAGAAACCGTTGTTAACGCCTTGAAGCAAAAGTATAGGCTCGATATGCATGTCAACATCAATTCTCGCATGTTCCCGGGAGCCTGA
- the darT gene encoding type II toxin-antitoxin system toxin DNA ADP-ribosyl transferase DarT, with translation MAYDYSANLNPEKALIWRIVHRDNIPWILDNGLHCGNSPVQAANWINIGNPELIDKRAGHPVTAGTGGTLHDYVPFYFTPFSPMLMNIHSGRGGIKQRPNEEIVILVSSLRHVAIQNVPFVFTDSHAYYNLANYYTDLNNLHRIDWPILQARDFRRDQDDLAKFERYQAEALIWQHCPITLLVGMICYNDGVRLQLEQWLSQRNLTMPVHARAGWYFS, from the coding sequence GTGGCCTATGACTACAGCGCCAATCTCAACCCGGAAAAGGCCCTTATCTGGCGCATTGTCCATCGGGACAATATCCCGTGGATACTGGATAACGGCCTGCACTGCGGCAACAGCCCGGTGCAGGCCGCAAACTGGATCAATATCGGCAACCCGGAGCTTATCGACAAACGCGCCGGGCATCCGGTGACTGCCGGGACGGGTGGGACGCTGCATGACTATGTGCCGTTTTACTTTACCCCCTTCTCACCGATGCTGATGAATATCCACAGTGGGCGCGGCGGCATTAAGCAACGTCCCAACGAAGAAATCGTCATTCTGGTCAGCAGCCTGCGACATGTGGCGATACAAAACGTCCCCTTCGTGTTTACCGACAGCCACGCCTACTATAATCTGGCGAATTACTATACCGATCTAAACAATCTGCACCGGATCGACTGGCCCATTTTACAGGCGCGGGATTTCCGTCGCGATCAGGACGATCTTGCCAAGTTTGAACGCTATCAGGCCGAGGCGTTAATCTGGCAGCACTGCCCCATCACGCTGCTGGTCGGGATGATTTGTTACAACGATGGCGTCAGGTTACAATTAGAGCAATGGCTGTCGCAACGCAATCTGACAATGCCCGTTCACGCACGGGCCGGGTGGTACTTCTCATGA